From the Mauremys reevesii isolate NIE-2019 linkage group 19, ASM1616193v1, whole genome shotgun sequence genome, one window contains:
- the FUT7 gene encoding alpha-(1,3)-fucosyltransferase 7, translated as MKQKFCQEPNPPSSSALQVQRKLLLKMQTCSLPMLKALASAVTFAIILWNLNFLGYQSEVPGPALGHSKPLTVLIWHWPFRHTPNISTDVCAARYGIKGCQLTGDHRLFSQADVVVFHHRELQKDKERLPTERRPPGQNWVWVTLESPTNTKALTGWNRTFNWVMTYRQDSDIFMPYGELVRHPSASVDIPTKTGLVSWVISNYHRTQKRAQVYRELSRHLQVNVYGKANKQPLCPDCLLPTTSKYKFYLAFENSIHRDYITEKLWRNALLAGTVPVVLGPPRANYEKFIPADSFIHIEDFGSMKELASFLKTMNSSRYKAFFEWRKRYGVKLYTDWQERFCTICTRYPHLAQGQIYPDLESWFSV; from the coding sequence ATGAAGCAGAAATTCTGCCAAGAACCCAACCCTCCCAGCAGCTCGGCACTGCAGGTGCAACGTAAGCTGCTGCTCAAGATGCAAACTTGCTCCTTGCCTATGCTGAAGGCCTTGGCCAGTGCAGTAACATTTGCAATCATTCTCTGGAACCTGAATTTCCTTGGCTACcaatctgaggtccctggcccagccctggggcacAGCAAACCCCTGACAGTCCTGATCTGGCACTGGCCCTTCCGCCACACCCCGAACATCAGCACTGATGTTTGCGCAGCCCGCTACGGGATCAAGGGCTGCCAGCTGACAGGGGACCACAGGCTCTTTAGCCAGGCAGATGTTGTGGTGTTCCATCATCGGGAGCTGCAGAAGGACAAGGAAAGACTCCCAACAGAAAGGAGGCCTCCTGGACAAAACTGGGTGTGGGTTACCCTGGAGTCCCCCACCAACACTAAGGCACTGACTGGATGGAACCGAACCTTCAACTGGGTCATGACATACAGACAAGACTCAGACATCTTCATGCCCTATGGGGAGCTTGTGCGCCATCCATCAGCCAGTGTGGACATTCCAACCAAAACCGGCTTGGTGTCCTGGGTCATCAGTAACTACCACCGGACTCAGAAGAGGGCGCAGGTCTACAGAGAGCTGTCCAGGCACCTCCAAGTGAATGTGTACGGGAAAGCAAACAAGCAGCCACTGTGCCCAGACTGCCTCTTGCCGACCACCTCCAAATACAAGTTCTACCTGGCCTTCGAGAACTCCATCCACCGGGACTACATCACCGAGAAGCTGTGGAGGAACGCGCTGCTGGCCGGCACCGTGCCGGTGGTGCTGGGGCCCCCCCGAGCCAACTACGAGAAGTTCATCCCTGCAGACTCCTTCATCCACATTGAGGACTTCGGCTCCATGAAGGAGCTGGCCAGCTTCTTGAAGACCATGAACTCCAGCCGCTACAAGGCCTTCTTCGAGTGGAGGAAGAGGTATGGGGTGAAGCTCTACACAGACTGGCAAGAACGGTTCTGCACCATCTGCACCAGGTACCCCCACCTGGCCCAGGGACAAATCTACCCTGACCTGGAGAGCTGGTTCAGTGTTTGA